One part of the Vicia villosa cultivar HV-30 ecotype Madison, WI linkage group LG6, Vvil1.0, whole genome shotgun sequence genome encodes these proteins:
- the LOC131608768 gene encoding protein ARABIDILLO 1-like codes for MSRRVRRKVARKGKGNVVSSFPGVEDAVADLEPGGVVDWRSLPDDTVIQLLSCLSYRDRASLSATCKTWRVLGNSPCLWSSLDLRSHKFDANVASSLASRCVHLQKLRFRGAESADVLLHLRAKNLREISGDSCRKMTDATLAVVAARHELLESLMLGPDFCDKVTSDAIKSIAHCCPNLNKLRLSGIRDVNADAINALANYCPKLTDIGFIDCLSVDELALGNVQSVRFLSVAGTPSMKWSTVSHLWHKLPNLIGLDVSRTDIGPSAVSRLLSSSTNLRVLIALNCPNFEEETSFSASKYKNKLLISLSTDIFKGLASLFFDNTNRGKNVFLNWKTSKSNNDKGLDEIIPWLEWMLSHILLRSAESPQQGGLDNFWVEQGASLLLSLMQSSQEDVQERAATGLATFVVIDDENASIDCGRAEAVMRDGGIRLLLGLAKSYREGLQSEAAKAIANLSVNANVAKAVAEEGGIEILASLARSMNKLVAEEAAGGLWNLSVGEEHKGAIAEAGGVQALVDLIFKWSSTGDGVLERAAGALANLAADDKCSTEVALAGGVHALVMLARNCKYEGVQEQAARAMANLAAHGDSNSNNAAVGQEAGALEALVQLTRSPHEGVRQEAAGALWNLSFDDRNREAIAAAGGVQALVALAQSCSNASPGLQERAAGALWGLSVSETNSIAIGREGGVAPLIALARSEAEDVHETAAGALWNLAFNPGNALRIVEEGGVAALVDLCSSSVSKMARFMAALALAYMFDGRMDEFALVGTLSESVSKSVGLDGARRMALKHIEAFVRMFSNQQAFAAAASSSAPAALAQVTESARIQEAGHLRCSGAEVGRFVTMLRNPSSILKACAAFALLQFTIPGGRHAVHHARLMQNAGAARVLRSAAAAATAPLEAKIFARIVLRNLEYHHIEHTV; via the exons ATGAGCCGGAGAGTGAGGAGGAAAGTGGCAAGGAAAGGAAAAGGGAATGTGGTTTCGAGTTTCCCTGGTGTGGAAGACGCGGTCGCTGATTTGGAGCCGGGAGGAGTTGTTGATTGGAGGAGCTTACCTGATGATACAGTAATTCAGTTACTGTCGTGTCTGAGTTATCGAGACCGGGCTAGTTTATCAGCAACTTGTAAGACATGGAGGGTTCTCGGAAACTCTCCGTGTTTGTGGAGTTCTTTGGATCTTCGTTCGCATAAGTTTGATGCCAATGTTGCATCTTCACTTGCTTCTAGATGTGTGCATCTGCAGAAGCTTAGGTTTCGCGGGGCGGAGTCTGCTGATGTGCTGCTTCATCTTCGAGCGAAGAACTTGCGTGAAATAAGCGGGGACAGTTGTAGGAAGATGACTGATGCAACTCTTGCTGTCGTTGCTGCTCGGCATGAGTTACTTGAGAGTCTTATGCTTGGACCGGATTTTTGTGATAAAGTCACTAGTGATGCTATAAAATCAATAGCTCATTGCTGTCCTAATTTGAATAAACTTAGGCTCTCAGGCATTAGGGATGTAAATGCTGATGCTATTAATGCGTTGGCTAACTATTGTCCTAAGCTGACTGATATCGGGTTCATCGACTGCCTGAGTGTTGATGAGCTTGCATTGGGAAATGTGCAATCCGTTCGTTTCCTTTCTGTTGCGGGGACACCAAGTATGAAGTGGAGTACGGTTTCACATCTTTGGCATAAGCTTCCTAATCTGATTGGATTAGATGTTTCAAGAACCGATATTGGTCCCTCTGCTGTTTCTAGATTGTTATCCTCATCAACAAATTTGAGGGTTTTGATTGCTTTGAACTGTCCTAACTTTGAAGAAGAGACTAGCTTTTCTGCTAGTAAATATAAAAACAAGTTGTTGATTTCCCTATCCACGGACATTTTTAAAGGACTGGCTTCTTTGTTTTTCGATAATACAAATAGAGGGAAGAATGTGTTTTTGAACTGGAAGACATCAAAGAGTAATAATGATAAGGGTCTTGATGAAATTATACCATGGCTTGAATGGATGCTATCACATATACTTTTGCGTTCCGCTGAAAGCCCTCAACAGGGAGGTCTCGATAATTTCTGGGTTGAACAAGGTGCGTCGCTCTTGCTTAGTCTAATGCAGAGTTCTCAAGAGGATGTTCAGGAGAGGGCAGCCACAGGTCTTGCAACTTTTGTTGTAATTGATGATGAGAATGCTAGCATCGATTGTGGAAGGGCTGAAGCAGTAATGCGAGATGGTGGCATTCGCCTCCTTCTTGGCCTTGCGAAATCTTACAGGGAAGGGCTTCAGTCTGAGGCAGCTAAG GCTATTGCAAATTTGTCCGTGAATGCCAATGTGGCCAAGGCGGTTGCAGAAGAGGGTGGGATTGAGATCCTCGCTAGTTTGGCTAGGTCAATGAACAAACTTGTGGCTGAAGAGGCTGCTGGAGGATTATGGAACCTCTCTGTTGGAGAGGAGCACAAG GGTGCCATTGCTGAAGCTGGTGGAGTACAAGCTTTAGTGGATCTTATATTCAAGTGGTCCTCTACCGGAGATGGAGTTTTA GAACGTGCAGCTGGTGCATTGGCTAATTTGGCTGCGGATGACAAGTGTAGTACAGAGGTTGCACTGGCAGGAGGGGTACATGCTCTAGTGATGCTTGCTCGTAATTGTAAATACGAGGGAGTGCAAGAGCAG GCTGCTCGTGCAATGGCTAATTTAGCTGCTCATGGAGATAGCAACAGCAATAATGCTGCTGTCGGACAAGAAGCAGGTGCTCTTGAGGCTCTCGTTCAACTTACACGTTCTCCCCATGAGGGTGTCAG GCAAGAAGCTGCCGGTGCACTTTGGAATTTGTCATTTGACGATCGAAATCGAGAAGCCATTGCAGCAGCTGGTGGAGTTCAAGCTTTG GTTGCTCTTGCCCAATCTTGTTCTAATGCTTCTCCTGGGCTGCAAGAGAGGGCTGCTGGTGCTCTATGGGGACTGTCAGTTTCTGAAACCAATAG CATTGCCATCGGACGAGAAGGAGGCGTCGCACCTCTGATTGCATTGGCACGGTCTGAAGCAGag GATGTTCATGAAACGGCTGCAGGTGCATTATGGAATCTTGCTTTCAACCCTGGCAATGCTTTACGAATAGTGGAGGAAGGTGGAGTAGCTGCACTTGTTGATCTCTGTTCTTCATCAGTGTCAAAAATGGCACGGTTTATGGCGGCATTGGCTTTGGCCTACATGTTTGATGGGAG AATGGATGAATTTGCTTTAGTTGGCACCTTGTCGGAAAGTGTTTCTAAGAGTGTTGGCTTGGATGGAGCCAGAAGGATGGCTCTGAAACACATCGAAGCATTTGTCCGCATGTTTTCTAATCAACAAGCATTTGCAGCTGCTGCTTCTTCGTCAGCTCCTGCCGCACTAGCCCAAGTTACTGAAAGTGCTCGTATTCAAGAAGCTGGACATCTTAGATGCAG TGGCGCCGAAGTTGGAAGATTTGTTACTATGCTACGAAATCCATCATCTATACTCAAAGCTTGTGCAGCATTTGCTCTTCTCCAG TTTACTATTCCCGGTGGACGACACGCGGTGCACCATGCCCGTCTCATGCAGAACGCAGGGGCAGCAAGAGTTCTACGCAGTGCGGCCGCAGCAGCAACTGCACCTCTTGAAGCAAAAATCTTCGCTAGGATTGTTCTTCGTAACCTTGAGTATCACCACATAGAGCATACCGTGTAG
- the LOC131611142 gene encoding V-type proton ATPase subunit G1-like — protein MDPFKGQGGIQMLLTAEQEAQHIVNTARNLRTQRLKQAKDEAEKEAAQYRTHMEEEYQKSISETTGNSGSNVRRLDQETDAKIRTLKKSGSKVSNEVVDMLLKHVTNIKM, from the exons ATGGATCCCTTCAAAGGTCAAGGTGGCATTCAAATGCTTCTAACTGCTGAACAAGAAGCTCAACACATTGTTAACACTGCAAGAAATT TGAGGACTCAAAGATTGAAGCAAGCaaaagatgaggctgagaaagagGCAGCTCAATATAGAACTCACATGGAAGAAGAATATCAAAAGTCAATTTCAGAG ACAACTGGGAATTCAGGATCAAATGTAAGAAGGCTTGATCAAGAAACAGATGCTAAGATTAGAACCTTAAAGAAATCAGGTTCAAAGGTTTCAAATGAAGTTGTTGACATGCTACTCAAGCATGTTACAAATATTAAAATGTAA